One region of Aurantimonas sp. HBX-1 genomic DNA includes:
- a CDS encoding isoprenylcysteine carboxylmethyltransferase family protein has translation MRDGHLTFDLPPMWALATIAASSLAAWLVPIARFGSAWSTGLGILMALAGIAIMVWSALWFRRKKAEIMPRQSPTALIVEGPYRINRNPIYTGMALVVLGVAFWLGALSAVAIARFYPFVITSRFIRGEEAGLRRTFGAEAEAYFRRTRRW, from the coding sequence GTGCGTGACGGCCATCTCACATTCGACCTGCCGCCGATGTGGGCGCTGGCGACGATCGCGGCGTCGAGCCTTGCGGCCTGGCTCGTCCCCATCGCGCGCTTCGGCTCGGCGTGGAGCACCGGTCTCGGCATCCTGATGGCGCTCGCGGGGATCGCGATCATGGTCTGGTCGGCGCTGTGGTTCCGCCGCAAGAAGGCCGAGATCATGCCGCGCCAGTCGCCGACGGCGCTGATCGTCGAGGGTCCCTACCGGATCAACCGCAACCCGATCTATACCGGCATGGCGCTGGTGGTGCTGGGCGTCGCCTTCTGGCTCGGCGCGCTGTCGGCGGTGGCGATCGCGAGGTTCTATCCGTTCGTGATCACCAGCCGCTTCATCCGCGGCGAGGAGGCGGGACTGCGCCGGACCTTCGGGGCCGAGGCGGAGGCCTATTTCCGGCGCACGCGGCGCTGGTGA